In Microbacterium enclense, one genomic interval encodes:
- a CDS encoding MSMEG_0570 family nitrogen starvation response protein has translation MRFAVRWPDGAESSHYSPSLVMHDYLAAGESYGVADFAARAGEALDAAGERVRAAYGFACTSAMASRDEIVQTAAAYSGGEVTVLRMEPPLSAVAS, from the coding sequence ATGCGTTTCGCGGTGCGCTGGCCCGACGGCGCCGAGTCGTCGCACTACTCGCCGAGCCTCGTCATGCACGACTACCTCGCCGCGGGCGAGAGCTATGGCGTGGCGGACTTCGCCGCGCGGGCGGGCGAGGCACTGGATGCCGCGGGCGAACGCGTGCGCGCCGCATACGGCTTCGCGTGCACCTCGGCCATGGCATCCCGCGACGAGATCGTGCAGACGGCAGCCGCCTACTCCGGCGGCGAGGTCACGGTGCTCCGCATGGAGCCGCCCCTTTCGGCGGTGGCGTCGTGA
- a CDS encoding MSMEG_0572 family nitrogen starvation response protein, protein MTTDIDAQIAENIAKSLGEVPHPSLPKGSNIYGSTKLFPDFQAEDGETYFTLIHGIPHESSVSFVAILQATRALRKGFESAIYLYGPGTLAATANRGFPTTGDAGFPGELNMNNSLETFIKEGGTVYCCRFGLALHGIREEDLIEGVIPAHPLDVQDALIYYARKGAIINSTYNL, encoded by the coding sequence ATGACCACCGACATCGACGCCCAGATCGCCGAGAACATCGCGAAGTCCCTCGGCGAGGTTCCGCACCCCTCGCTCCCCAAGGGCAGCAACATCTACGGCTCGACGAAGCTCTTCCCCGACTTCCAGGCCGAGGACGGCGAGACGTACTTCACGCTCATCCACGGCATCCCGCACGAGTCGTCGGTGAGTTTCGTCGCGATCCTCCAGGCCACCCGCGCCCTGCGCAAGGGCTTCGAGTCGGCGATCTACCTGTACGGCCCCGGGACCCTCGCCGCCACGGCGAACCGCGGCTTCCCGACCACGGGAGATGCGGGCTTCCCGGGTGAGCTCAACATGAACAACTCGCTCGAGACCTTCATCAAGGAGGGCGGCACGGTCTACTGCTGCCGCTTCGGCCTGGCCCTCCACGGCATCCGGGAAGAAGACCTCATCGAAGGCGTCATTCCCGCGCACCCCCTCGATGTGCAGGACGCGCTCATCTACTACGCGCGCAAGGGCGCGATCATCAACTCCACGTACAACCTCTGA
- a CDS encoding carbon-nitrogen hydrolase family protein, whose protein sequence is MSITVASVSANFTRDLEQNYALIADLVAEARAAGVSFLAFPEAAIGGYLSSLGNHGDTIKTTTRSMPPAIRLDGPEIARVQELAGDMILTIGFCELADDGETRYNAAVCLDGENVYGSYRKVHQPLGENMSYSAGDTYAAFDTPIGRVGMQICYDKAFPEAARMLALDGAEIVVSMSAWPAARTATAENLQDDRWTYRFNQFDIARALDNQVFWMASNQSGTFGSLRYVGNAKVVDPGGNILATTLLGTGLAIAEIDVEETFRAMRGGMFHLRDRRPDVYGPVAETTGAHVEGWKELARA, encoded by the coding sequence ATGTCGATCACCGTCGCCTCCGTCTCGGCCAACTTCACCCGGGACCTGGAGCAGAACTATGCGCTCATCGCCGACCTGGTGGCCGAGGCGCGAGCCGCGGGAGTGTCGTTCCTGGCCTTCCCCGAGGCCGCGATCGGCGGCTACCTCTCGTCGCTCGGCAACCACGGCGACACGATCAAGACCACCACGCGGTCGATGCCCCCGGCCATCCGTCTCGACGGACCCGAGATCGCCCGGGTGCAGGAGCTCGCCGGCGACATGATCCTCACGATCGGCTTCTGCGAGCTGGCCGACGACGGAGAGACGCGCTACAACGCGGCGGTGTGCCTGGACGGCGAGAACGTCTACGGCTCGTACCGCAAGGTGCACCAGCCGCTGGGCGAGAACATGTCGTACTCGGCGGGAGACACCTACGCGGCGTTCGACACACCGATCGGGCGCGTGGGCATGCAGATCTGCTACGACAAGGCGTTCCCCGAGGCGGCGCGCATGCTCGCCCTCGACGGCGCCGAGATCGTCGTGAGCATGTCGGCCTGGCCCGCGGCCCGTACCGCGACCGCCGAGAACCTGCAGGACGACCGGTGGACCTACCGGTTCAACCAGTTCGACATCGCCCGTGCCCTCGACAACCAGGTGTTCTGGATGGCATCCAACCAGTCGGGCACGTTCGGGTCGTTGCGCTACGTCGGCAACGCGAAGGTCGTCGACCCGGGCGGCAACATCCTCGCCACGACCCTGCTCGGAACCGGGCTCGCGATCGCCGAGATCGACGTCGAGGAGACCTTCCGGGCGATGCGCGGGGGCATGTTCCACCTGCGCGATCGTCGTCCCGACGTCTACGGACCCGTCGCCGAGACGACCGGCGCGCACGTCGAGGGATGGAAGGAGCTGGCCCGTGCCTGA
- a CDS encoding carbon-nitrogen hydrolase family protein, with amino-acid sequence MASVTMAAVAAHFGRDVERTLAKLPGIVGDARGRGVDLLVLPDATIGGYLLDLHHPVDEGDGIPHAVEIDGPEVAAIVELAGDMTVCFGIAERAVENGEERRYNTAVCVTGDGVLGSHRKVHLPLGESEVYAAGTDFRAFDTPVGRLGMLIDFDKTFPEAARSIALDGAEIIACLSAWPASVTDRSDRIRNDRQAHLFDLYDCARAAENQVYLVSSNQTGVLGGLRFLGQAKVVDPAGEIVAKTWAKGGLAVAEADVSADVARARRSLNHLAQRAEHAYRLTAPA; translated from the coding sequence ATGGCATCCGTCACGATGGCTGCGGTGGCGGCCCACTTCGGTCGCGACGTCGAGCGCACGCTCGCGAAGCTCCCCGGCATCGTCGGTGACGCCCGCGGACGCGGGGTCGACCTCCTCGTGCTCCCGGATGCCACGATCGGCGGTTACCTTCTCGACCTGCACCACCCCGTCGATGAGGGCGACGGCATCCCGCACGCGGTCGAGATCGACGGGCCCGAGGTGGCGGCGATCGTCGAGCTCGCGGGCGACATGACGGTGTGCTTCGGCATCGCCGAGCGTGCGGTCGAGAACGGCGAGGAACGGCGTTACAACACCGCGGTCTGCGTGACCGGCGACGGGGTGCTCGGCAGCCACCGCAAGGTGCATCTGCCGCTGGGCGAGTCGGAGGTGTACGCGGCCGGCACGGACTTCCGCGCGTTCGACACCCCGGTCGGGCGTCTGGGCATGCTCATCGACTTCGACAAGACGTTCCCCGAGGCGGCCCGCTCGATCGCGCTCGACGGCGCCGAGATCATCGCGTGCCTGAGCGCGTGGCCCGCGAGCGTCACCGACCGCTCCGACCGCATCCGCAACGACCGTCAGGCTCACCTGTTCGACCTCTACGACTGCGCCCGCGCCGCCGAGAATCAGGTCTATCTCGTGTCGTCGAACCAGACCGGCGTACTCGGCGGCCTGCGTTTCCTCGGCCAAGCGAAAGTCGTCGACCCCGCGGGCGAGATCGTCGCCAAGACGTGGGCGAAGGGCGGTCTCGCCGTCGCCGAGGCCGACGTCTCGGCCGATGTCGCCCGCGCCCGACGCTCGCTCAACCACCTCGCGCAGCGCGCCGAGCACGCCTACCGTCTCACCGCTCCGGCATAG
- a CDS encoding LLM class flavin-dependent oxidoreductase: MTRPLRSLGFLTIGLFDRENPRAGHETTLSIIERGERLGFDSAWLRDRHLQYGISSPVAVLAAASQRTSRIRLGTAVIPLGWENPLRLAEDLATVDVLTGGRLEPGFSVGPPRRLDEIAPALYPDTADHEDFGYERLTRLRRFLAGEHVSPFAGTEGIEEYSERIEPHSPGLAERLWYGAGSPTSTTWAAENGFHLLTSSVIQSVHSTDFDAEQDAQIRLYRDTHPDGENARVSQGLVVVPTDTATPDQRRRYEAYAESRRGRVGIPQGPRGMLFAEDLVGTSEQIAERLLSSRSFPQVDEVAFALPFSFAPDDYAQILEDIAGRLGPLLGWAPETPA, translated from the coding sequence GTGACCCGCCCTCTGCGCTCCCTCGGCTTCCTCACCATCGGCCTCTTCGACCGCGAGAACCCGCGGGCCGGGCACGAGACGACGTTGTCGATCATCGAGCGCGGCGAGCGCCTCGGCTTCGACAGCGCGTGGCTGCGCGACAGGCACCTGCAGTACGGCATCTCCTCTCCCGTGGCGGTGCTCGCCGCGGCATCCCAGCGCACCAGTCGCATCCGGCTCGGCACGGCCGTCATCCCGCTCGGGTGGGAGAACCCGCTGCGCCTCGCGGAAGACCTCGCGACCGTCGACGTGCTTACCGGCGGGCGCCTCGAGCCCGGTTTCTCGGTGGGTCCGCCCCGGCGCCTCGACGAGATCGCCCCCGCTCTCTACCCCGACACCGCCGATCACGAGGACTTCGGCTACGAGCGCCTCACGCGCCTGCGGCGCTTCCTCGCCGGGGAGCACGTGAGTCCGTTCGCGGGCACCGAGGGCATCGAGGAGTACTCCGAGCGCATCGAACCGCACTCCCCCGGCCTCGCGGAACGCCTCTGGTACGGCGCGGGAAGCCCCACCTCGACCACCTGGGCGGCCGAGAACGGCTTCCACCTGCTGACCAGCAGCGTCATCCAGTCGGTGCACTCGACCGACTTCGACGCCGAGCAGGACGCGCAGATCCGTCTCTATCGCGACACGCACCCCGACGGTGAGAACGCCCGGGTGTCGCAAGGGCTCGTCGTGGTGCCCACCGACACGGCGACGCCGGACCAGCGGAGGCGCTACGAGGCCTACGCGGAATCACGGCGGGGGCGGGTCGGCATCCCCCAGGGTCCGCGCGGGATGCTGTTCGCCGAAGACCTCGTGGGCACGTCGGAGCAGATCGCCGAGCGGCTGCTGTCGTCACGCTCGTTTCCGCAGGTCGACGAGGTGGCGTTCGCGCTGCCCTTCTCGTTCGCTCCCGACGACTACGCGCAGATCCTCGAAGACATCGCGGGCCGGCTGGGCCCGCTGCTCGGGTGGGCGCCGGAGACGCCCGCCTGA
- a CDS encoding MSMEG_0568 family radical SAM protein has translation MDNASALAPVDRDRVSTRVSLALLGVRSDAPVRRTGGAGPSDDGHFVVDGEGAAIPLNPNSPYVITASGRLTRDGADLGFDVAPVVRPRFYDLETAEGVAYDKIAKLHGKNVLATTVVQTCVRYDESERCRFCAIEASLEAGATIAVKTPAMLAEVAEAAVRLDGVTHMVMTTGTSNGWDRGAKHLARCVRAVKAAVPQLEIQVQCEPPADLQAITDLYDAGARSIGIHVESMDDEVRRRWMPGKSRVSMDEYRAAWREAVRVFGWNQVSTYLIVGMGEDPDEAVEGARELIEMGVYPFVVPFRPLKGTLATDVDKVPAPHRAVVDDITSRVAELMHAAGMRGEDQRAGCAACGACSILKTAGA, from the coding sequence ATGGACAACGCTTCAGCGCTCGCACCGGTGGATCGTGACCGGGTCTCGACCCGTGTCAGCCTAGCCCTGCTCGGCGTCCGCAGCGACGCCCCCGTGCGCCGCACGGGTGGGGCCGGCCCCAGCGACGACGGCCACTTCGTCGTGGACGGCGAGGGGGCGGCGATCCCCCTCAACCCGAACAGTCCGTACGTGATCACCGCCTCGGGGCGCCTCACGCGCGACGGGGCCGACCTCGGCTTCGACGTCGCCCCGGTCGTCCGCCCGCGGTTCTACGACCTCGAGACCGCCGAGGGCGTGGCCTACGACAAGATCGCGAAGCTGCATGGAAAGAACGTGCTCGCCACGACCGTCGTGCAGACCTGCGTGCGCTACGACGAGAGCGAGCGCTGTCGGTTCTGTGCCATCGAGGCCTCGCTCGAGGCCGGGGCGACGATCGCCGTCAAGACGCCCGCGATGCTCGCCGAGGTGGCGGAGGCCGCGGTGCGGCTCGACGGGGTGACGCACATGGTCATGACCACCGGCACCTCCAACGGGTGGGACCGGGGCGCCAAGCACCTGGCCCGGTGCGTGCGGGCGGTGAAGGCCGCGGTGCCGCAGCTCGAGATCCAGGTGCAGTGCGAGCCGCCCGCCGACCTGCAGGCCATCACCGACCTCTACGACGCGGGCGCCCGCTCCATCGGCATCCATGTCGAATCCATGGACGACGAGGTCCGTCGGCGATGGATGCCGGGAAAATCGCGCGTGAGCATGGACGAGTACCGCGCCGCGTGGCGCGAGGCCGTCCGCGTCTTCGGGTGGAACCAGGTGTCCACCTACCTCATCGTGGGGATGGGGGAGGACCCCGACGAAGCGGTCGAGGGGGCCCGCGAACTCATCGAGATGGGGGTCTACCCCTTCGTCGTCCCCTTCCGCCCGTTGAAGGGCACGCTCGCCACCGACGTCGACAAGGTTCCCGCACCGCATCGGGCGGTCGTCGACGACATCACCTCGCGCGTCGCCGAGCTCATGCACGCGGCGGGCATGCGCGGCGAGGACCAGCGCGCGGGCTGCGCCGCATGCGGCGCGTGCAGCATCCTCAAGACGGCGGGCGCGTGA
- a CDS encoding GNAT family N-acetyltransferase: protein MRRVQHPQDGGRVMFDVPVLTGSRVGSAPQSWEIRIADDAQTAAYRTIRREVFVHEQGLFDAHDRDDIDDDPRTVVLVATTPDGDVLGGVRLAPATARDIGWWTGGRLAVRRGARHAGGIGSALVRAACREALAHGVIRFEATVQERNEPLFRHLGWESWGSTSIAGTPHVRMRWPIDRLAALVRATKVPLGDVLSGIRDDHPEGLGGPGWVGDDGALVAGTDVVVATDAILPALIDKDPEWAGWCGVLVNVNDLSAMGARAVGLMDAVSAPTASTVRRIVSGLRSAAVAWGVPILGGHTQWGGASSLAVTALGRATHPVPGGGGRPGQPLGLTVDLHGRWRRGFEGRQWDSTSTRTGEELRHLAGLVPDHRPAAAKDVSMAGIVGTTAMLAEASGVGARIDVADIPAPDGVAFGDWLTCFPGFGMVTADAPDVSSPLAVTSTVGELTAATGVVLRWPDGVETTVVEAGATGLGKA from the coding sequence ATGCGGCGCGTGCAGCATCCTCAAGACGGCGGGCGCGTGATGTTCGATGTGCCCGTGCTGACCGGGTCGCGCGTGGGTTCGGCGCCGCAGTCGTGGGAGATCCGGATCGCCGACGACGCGCAGACGGCGGCCTATCGCACGATCCGCCGCGAGGTGTTCGTCCACGAGCAGGGGTTGTTCGACGCTCACGACCGAGACGACATCGACGACGACCCGCGCACCGTCGTGCTCGTCGCGACCACCCCGGACGGCGACGTCCTCGGCGGCGTGCGTCTCGCGCCCGCCACGGCCCGCGACATCGGGTGGTGGACGGGAGGCCGGCTCGCGGTGCGCCGCGGTGCCCGGCACGCCGGGGGGATCGGCTCCGCGCTGGTGCGCGCGGCGTGTCGCGAAGCTCTCGCTCACGGCGTCATCCGGTTCGAGGCGACGGTGCAGGAGCGCAACGAGCCGCTGTTCCGCCACCTGGGCTGGGAGAGCTGGGGCTCCACGAGCATCGCCGGAACGCCCCACGTGCGCATGCGCTGGCCCATCGACCGTCTCGCCGCGCTCGTCCGCGCCACGAAGGTCCCACTCGGGGACGTGCTCTCGGGCATTCGTGACGATCACCCCGAGGGGCTCGGCGGGCCGGGCTGGGTCGGTGACGACGGCGCTCTCGTCGCGGGCACCGACGTCGTGGTCGCCACCGACGCGATCCTGCCCGCCCTCATCGACAAAGACCCCGAGTGGGCCGGCTGGTGCGGGGTGCTGGTGAACGTCAACGACCTGTCGGCGATGGGGGCGCGCGCGGTCGGACTCATGGATGCCGTGTCGGCGCCCACGGCGTCGACGGTGCGCCGCATCGTGTCGGGGCTGCGCAGCGCCGCCGTGGCGTGGGGAGTGCCGATCCTCGGCGGCCATACCCAGTGGGGCGGAGCATCGTCCCTGGCGGTGACGGCCCTCGGCCGCGCCACCCATCCCGTGCCCGGGGGTGGGGGGCGCCCGGGGCAGCCGCTCGGTCTCACCGTCGACCTGCACGGGCGGTGGCGCCGGGGATTCGAGGGGCGCCAGTGGGACTCCACCTCGACGCGTACCGGGGAAGAACTGCGCCACCTCGCGGGGCTCGTCCCCGATCACCGTCCCGCCGCCGCGAAAGACGTCAGCATGGCCGGCATCGTCGGCACGACGGCGATGCTCGCCGAGGCCTCGGGTGTCGGCGCACGCATCGATGTCGCCGACATCCCGGCGCCCGACGGCGTGGCCTTCGGTGACTGGCTGACCTGCTTCCCCGGCTTCGGCATGGTCACGGCCGATGCGCCGGACGTGTCGTCACCGCTCGCCGTCACCTCGACCGTCGGCGAGCTCACGGCCGCCACCGGTGTCGTGCTGCGGTGGCCCGACGGTGTCGAGACCACCGTCGTCGAGGCGGGCGCCACGGGGCTCGGCAAGGCGTAA
- a CDS encoding PLP-dependent aminotransferase family protein — protein sequence MTLLAPTRPALVRAFSAPKGFGDQTLRDRRPDAIELLGGIPDPSVLPSVELAEATARVLAAPGAPSLQYSRTEGIPALREWIAAHEGVPVERVLVTNGGFHGLAIAVQTVLERGDLVAVDNPVFPLFLRGLELADARVLPVRVGAEGLDVDALAAELRAGARPAAVYTVPEFHNPSQSSLPTARRRELVDLAERYGFVVFADDPYRELRFHGEAESLAPFHDSDHVIHVNTFTKTLGPGLRLGWVVLPERLVPDAVALRSRQDSHSSTFVQAVVAELLTSDAGLFDRVLGGARELYRARAHALAEALSASGFFDVTVPDGGLFLWPRLRDDRVDADRLAADASAEGVEYQRGSFFPSGPGTDADRHLRLAYGDTSEELLREAAARLARAVARQR from the coding sequence ATGACCCTTCTCGCCCCCACCCGACCCGCGCTCGTCCGGGCCTTCAGCGCACCGAAGGGGTTCGGCGACCAGACCCTGCGCGACCGTCGCCCCGACGCGATCGAGCTGCTCGGCGGCATCCCGGATCCCTCCGTGCTGCCCAGCGTCGAACTGGCCGAGGCCACGGCCCGAGTGCTCGCCGCGCCGGGGGCACCGTCGCTGCAGTACTCGCGCACCGAGGGCATCCCGGCGCTGCGCGAGTGGATCGCCGCCCATGAAGGCGTGCCCGTGGAGCGCGTGCTCGTGACCAACGGCGGGTTCCACGGCCTCGCCATCGCCGTGCAGACCGTGCTCGAGCGCGGCGACCTCGTCGCGGTCGACAACCCGGTGTTCCCCCTGTTCCTGCGGGGGCTCGAGCTCGCCGACGCGCGGGTGCTGCCGGTTCGGGTCGGGGCCGAGGGGCTCGATGTCGACGCGCTCGCGGCCGAGCTCCGGGCCGGCGCCCGCCCCGCGGCGGTGTACACGGTGCCCGAGTTCCACAACCCGTCGCAGTCGTCGCTGCCCACCGCCCGGCGCCGCGAGCTCGTCGACCTCGCCGAGAGATACGGCTTCGTCGTCTTCGCCGACGACCCCTACCGCGAGCTGCGCTTCCACGGCGAGGCCGAGTCGCTCGCGCCGTTCCACGACTCCGACCACGTCATCCACGTCAACACCTTCACGAAGACCCTCGGCCCGGGCCTGCGTCTGGGGTGGGTCGTGCTGCCCGAGCGTCTGGTCCCGGATGCCGTGGCCCTGCGCAGCCGCCAGGACTCGCACTCGTCGACCTTCGTGCAGGCCGTCGTGGCTGAGTTGCTGACGAGCGACGCGGGTCTGTTCGACCGGGTGCTCGGAGGCGCGCGAGAGCTGTACCGCGCGCGGGCCCATGCCCTGGCCGAGGCGCTCTCGGCATCCGGCTTCTTCGACGTCACGGTGCCCGACGGCGGGCTGTTCCTCTGGCCGCGCCTTCGGGACGACCGCGTGGATGCCGACCGGCTCGCCGCCGACGCGAGCGCCGAGGGCGTGGAGTACCAGCGCGGATCGTTCTTCCCCTCCGGCCCGGGGACCGATGCCGACCGGCACCTGCGCCTCGCCTACGGCGACACGTCCGAGGAGCTGCTCCGCGAGGCCGCGGCGCGGCTGGCGCGTGCGGTGGCGCGGCAGCGCTGA
- a CDS encoding ABC transporter ATP-binding protein, giving the protein MTLTLPSREAALVAAPSLLRVEDLSVAYGRTPVVHEVSFAIPRRGSLALIGESGSGKSTIARSVLRLLPQGTGTARGRVVFDGEELLGLSGARFRPFRGRRIGFVPQDPSHALNPVRTVGSQAHEAAALAGITNAAAQRAAILDVFTRVGLPDPGRVYGSYPHQLSGGMLQRVLIGLAVLPKPDLLVADEPTSALDVTIQKRILDLLGDLRDELGIGLLLITHDLAIAAERTDEIVVLKDGRVQETGATRDVFAAPTSAYTVQLQADAPALNPDRYRRGADERGVDAWTIDTTSARIDVREVSKSFVVDGAERAAVSGVSFRVPPGTTHALVGESGSGKTTTVRLLLGLETADAGEITVDGVAVSGRTPAELRGIRRHLQLVYQNPFTSLDPTWAVGRIVREPLDQYRVGTRAERSAKVAEALDAVGLPPHLARRRPDALSGGQRQRVAIARALVLEPDVIVLDEPTSALDVTVQAGVFEVLLRLQRERGLTYLFVSHDLALVRQIADTVSVLKDGRVVEAGRVADVLSHPREEYTRALVDAIPTPDLRSPR; this is encoded by the coding sequence ATGACCCTCACCCTTCCTTCCCGGGAGGCCGCGCTCGTGGCGGCTCCCTCGCTGTTGCGGGTGGAGGACCTCTCCGTCGCGTACGGCCGCACCCCCGTGGTGCACGAGGTCTCGTTCGCGATTCCCCGCCGCGGCAGCCTCGCCCTCATCGGGGAGTCCGGTTCGGGCAAGTCGACGATCGCGCGGTCGGTGCTGCGGCTCCTTCCGCAGGGCACCGGCACGGCTCGCGGGCGCGTCGTCTTCGACGGCGAAGAGCTGCTGGGGCTGTCGGGGGCGCGCTTCCGGCCGTTCCGCGGCCGCCGCATCGGTTTCGTCCCCCAGGATCCCTCGCACGCGCTCAACCCCGTGCGCACGGTGGGCTCGCAAGCCCACGAGGCCGCCGCACTGGCGGGGATCACGAATGCCGCGGCCCAGCGCGCGGCCATTCTCGACGTCTTCACCCGCGTGGGCCTGCCCGACCCGGGCCGGGTCTACGGCTCGTATCCGCACCAGCTGTCGGGCGGCATGCTCCAGCGCGTGCTCATCGGTCTGGCGGTGCTGCCGAAGCCCGATCTCCTCGTCGCGGATGAGCCCACGAGCGCCCTCGACGTGACCATTCAGAAGCGCATCCTCGACCTGCTCGGCGACCTGCGCGACGAGCTCGGCATCGGCCTGCTCCTCATCACCCACGACCTCGCGATCGCGGCGGAGCGCACCGACGAGATCGTCGTGCTGAAAGACGGGCGCGTGCAGGAGACCGGCGCCACGCGCGATGTCTTCGCCGCGCCCACCTCTGCGTACACGGTGCAGTTGCAGGCCGACGCGCCGGCGCTGAACCCCGACCGTTACCGTCGCGGCGCCGACGAGCGCGGCGTCGATGCGTGGACGATCGACACGACGTCGGCCCGCATCGACGTGCGCGAGGTCTCGAAGAGCTTCGTCGTCGACGGGGCTGAGCGGGCGGCGGTCTCGGGGGTCTCGTTCCGCGTGCCGCCGGGCACGACGCACGCGCTGGTCGGGGAGTCGGGGTCGGGCAAGACGACGACCGTTCGACTTCTGCTGGGGCTCGAGACCGCCGATGCCGGTGAGATCACGGTCGACGGGGTCGCGGTGTCGGGCCGGACGCCGGCGGAGCTCCGTGGCATCCGTCGTCATCTCCAGCTCGTCTACCAGAACCCGTTCACCTCGCTCGATCCCACATGGGCCGTCGGGAGGATCGTGCGCGAGCCTCTCGACCAGTACCGCGTCGGCACGCGCGCCGAGCGCTCGGCCAAGGTCGCCGAGGCCCTGGATGCCGTGGGCCTGCCGCCGCACCTCGCCCGGCGTCGGCCCGATGCGCTGTCGGGCGGCCAGCGCCAGCGCGTGGCCATCGCTCGCGCCCTGGTGCTCGAGCCCGACGTCATCGTGCTCGACGAGCCGACCTCGGCGCTGGATGTGACCGTGCAGGCGGGGGTGTTCGAGGTGCTGCTGCGACTTCAGCGCGAGCGCGGGCTGACCTACCTCTTCGTCTCGCACGACCTCGCCCTCGTACGGCAGATCGCCGACACCGTCTCGGTGCTGAAAGACGGGCGGGTCGTGGAGGCCGGTCGCGTGGCCGACGTGCTGTCGCACCCCCGCGAGGAGTACACGCGCGCTCTCGTCGACGCGATCCCCACCCCCGACCTCCGGAGTCCTCGATGA
- a CDS encoding MSMEG_0569 family flavin-dependent oxidoreductase, with protein MIPVALRAGDHYPAVIVGGGQAGLSVSWHLAQAGLEHVVIERESAAHEWRDGRWDNFTLVTPNWHCRLPGYPYDGPDPDGFMTRDEVYAWVRGYADTFDVPLAEGVEVQRVDRRDDGVFVVQTSAGEITADTVTSATGGYHRPITPSWADDLPERIVQLHSHHYRNAGQLPGTVLVVGTGQSGTQIAEDLHLEGRRVHLAVGRAPRVARFYRGRDCMTWLADMGVYDVPAGVQAAAKRAATNHYVTGRDGGRDIDLRAFAAQGMRLHGRATGIADGTLAFDDTLAANLDHADSVAESIKNDIDAYIAREGIDAPTEERYRPVWTPDGGPTAVDLDEIDAVVWAIGFRADWSWLGELDVLDEGGHPVHERGATAVPGFSFVGLPWLHTWGSGRFHAIARDAEHIAGSIIAASRDVLAVR; from the coding sequence GTGATCCCGGTCGCGCTGCGAGCAGGCGATCACTACCCCGCCGTGATCGTCGGCGGTGGGCAGGCGGGCCTCTCGGTCAGTTGGCACCTCGCGCAGGCGGGCCTGGAGCATGTGGTCATCGAGCGGGAGTCTGCGGCGCACGAGTGGCGTGACGGCCGCTGGGACAACTTCACCCTCGTGACCCCGAACTGGCACTGCCGGCTGCCCGGGTACCCGTACGACGGTCCCGACCCCGACGGGTTCATGACCCGCGACGAGGTGTACGCCTGGGTGCGTGGCTACGCCGACACGTTCGACGTCCCTCTCGCCGAGGGCGTCGAGGTGCAGCGGGTCGACCGCCGCGACGACGGGGTGTTCGTCGTGCAGACCAGCGCGGGGGAGATCACCGCCGACACCGTGACCTCCGCCACCGGGGGATACCACCGACCGATCACCCCGTCCTGGGCCGACGACCTGCCCGAGCGCATCGTGCAGCTGCATTCGCACCACTACCGCAACGCGGGGCAGCTCCCGGGAACCGTTCTCGTCGTCGGCACGGGGCAATCGGGCACCCAGATCGCCGAAGACCTCCACCTCGAGGGGCGCCGGGTGCACCTCGCGGTCGGCCGGGCACCGCGCGTCGCGCGGTTCTACCGGGGGCGCGACTGCATGACGTGGCTCGCCGACATGGGCGTCTACGACGTGCCGGCCGGGGTGCAGGCGGCGGCGAAACGCGCCGCGACCAACCACTACGTCACCGGTCGTGACGGGGGCCGTGACATCGACCTCCGTGCATTCGCCGCACAGGGGATGCGTCTGCACGGGCGCGCAACCGGCATCGCCGACGGAACGCTCGCCTTCGACGACACGCTCGCGGCCAACCTCGACCATGCCGATTCGGTGGCCGAGTCGATCAAGAACGACATCGACGCCTACATCGCCCGCGAGGGGATCGACGCCCCGACGGAGGAGCGCTATCGGCCGGTGTGGACACCCGACGGCGGCCCCACCGCGGTCGACCTCGACGAGATCGACGCCGTCGTCTGGGCCATCGGGTTCCGCGCCGACTGGTCGTGGCTCGGCGAGCTCGACGTGCTCGACGAGGGCGGGCACCCCGTCCACGAGCGGGGAGCGACGGCGGTCCCGGGCTTCTCGTTCGTGGGGCTTCCGTGGCTGCACACGTGGGGGTCGGGACGCTTCCACGCGATCGCGCGGGATGCCGAGCACATCGCCGGCTCGATCATCGCGGCGTCGCGCGATGTCCTCGCGGTGCGCTGA